The Streptomyces sp. JB150 genomic interval CGCGGAGCCGGTCGAGGTGGGCGAGCAGGGCCAGGTCGTGCTCGGCGTCCTTGGAGAAGCCGAGGCCGGGGTCGACGACGATCCGGTCGGCGGCGATGCCGCCCGCCAGCACGGCCTCCACGCGCGCGTTCAGCTCGTCGACGACCTCGGTGACGACGTCGTCGTAGACGCCCCGGACGTTGCCGCCCGCCAGGAAGCCGCGCCAGTGCATGACGACGAAGGGCGCGCCGGCGTCGGCCACGGCCGGGATCATCGCCGGGTCGGCGAGGCCGCCGCTGACGTCGTTGACGAGGGCGGCGCCGGCCGCGAGGGCCTGGGCGGCGACCGAGGCGCGCATGGTGTCGACGGACACGACGACGCCCTCGGAGGCCAGCTCGCGGACGACGGGGATGACGCGCCGCAGCTCCTCGGCCTCGTCGACCCGGGTGGCGCCGGGGCGGGTGGACTCGCCGCCGACGTCGACGAGGTCGGCGCCCTGGGCGACCATCTCCAGGCCGTGCTTGACCGCGGCGGTCGTGTCGAACCAGCGGCCGCCGTCGGAGAAGGAATCGGGCGTCAC includes:
- the folP gene encoding dihydropteroate synthase encodes the protein MSNQSGRGRIAGLPEWDRCAVMGVVNVTPDSFSDGGRWFDTTAAVKHGLEMVAQGADLVDVGGESTRPGATRVDEAEELRRVIPVVRELASEGVVVSVDTMRASVAAQALAAGAALVNDVSGGLADPAMIPAVADAGAPFVVMHWRGFLAGGNVRGVYDDVVTEVVDELNARVEAVLAGGIAADRIVVDPGLGFSKDAEHDLALLAHLDRLRALGYPLLVAASRKRFLGRVLAGPDGAPPPARERDAATAAVSALAAHAGAWAVRVHEVRATADAVRVVRAVEGARMAVGAPGADRAHQAHGTPHTPGACAPDVRPVDTTAPTAAAPTTPAASDTPAASDTTGARASEGAR